Proteins co-encoded in one Opitutus terrae PB90-1 genomic window:
- a CDS encoding TVP38/TMEM64 family protein, protein MSREAEKKKLPVAKLAVGAVVLLALAVLLLRGFDVRGAVEQGMAVIRAQGPVVFFAAFALLPAIGVPASVFTLTVAPVFGERLGLPAVVLLAMAAIMVNVMLTYVLARRALRPVLEKLLTRFGYRLPQLAPEDITDFAIIVRVTPGSPFVVQNYLLGIAGVPFGKNLLVAFLVQLFYTPAFVLFGDAVLHGKGRMAMLAAGLFVVAVVATHWARKHYAKKKRSE, encoded by the coding sequence ATGTCGCGCGAAGCCGAAAAGAAGAAACTGCCGGTGGCCAAGCTGGCCGTGGGCGCGGTGGTGCTGCTCGCGCTCGCCGTGTTGCTGCTGCGCGGGTTCGACGTGCGCGGGGCGGTGGAGCAGGGGATGGCCGTGATTCGCGCGCAAGGGCCCGTGGTGTTCTTCGCCGCCTTCGCGTTGCTGCCGGCGATCGGCGTGCCGGCGTCGGTGTTCACCCTCACCGTCGCTCCGGTCTTCGGCGAGCGACTCGGGCTGCCTGCGGTGGTGCTGCTCGCGATGGCGGCGATCATGGTGAATGTGATGCTCACGTACGTGCTCGCCCGGCGGGCCCTGCGTCCCGTTCTGGAAAAACTGCTCACGCGTTTCGGCTACCGGTTGCCGCAGCTCGCGCCGGAAGACATCACGGACTTTGCGATCATCGTGCGCGTGACGCCGGGATCGCCGTTTGTCGTCCAAAATTACCTGCTTGGAATCGCTGGCGTGCCGTTCGGCAAAAACCTCCTCGTGGCGTTTCTCGTGCAGTTGTTCTACACGCCGGCGTTCGTGCTGTTCGGCGACGCGGTCTTGCACGGCAAAGGCCGGATGGCGATGCTCGCCGCCGGTTTGTTCGTCGTGGCCGTCGTCGCGACGCACTGGGCGCGGAAGCATTACGCGAAAAAGAAACGCAGCGAATGA
- the msrB gene encoding peptide-methionine (R)-S-oxide reductase MsrB — protein sequence MKPLAPFSLFAIAVVAAATQPEMKSMKPAENSADPAACAINAEKSACGLPSHVVIDMSKTKVQRSEREWKKLLTPTQYRVARQQGTEPPFRNEFWDNHQDGVYFSVCSDTPLFDSRDKFESGTGWPSFTKPIEPAFVGENRDVSYGMVRTEVHCNVDGAHLGHVFDDGPRDKGGLRYCINSASLRFMPRKDYEAWVAKNQGTMAAK from the coding sequence ATGAAACCCCTAGCTCCTTTCAGCCTGTTTGCGATCGCCGTGGTGGCCGCCGCGACCCAACCCGAGATGAAGTCAATGAAGCCTGCCGAAAATTCCGCCGATCCTGCTGCTTGCGCCATCAACGCCGAGAAGTCCGCGTGTGGACTGCCGTCGCACGTGGTCATCGACATGAGCAAGACCAAGGTGCAACGCAGCGAGCGCGAGTGGAAGAAGCTGCTCACCCCGACGCAGTATCGCGTGGCCCGACAGCAGGGCACCGAGCCTCCGTTCCGCAATGAATTTTGGGACAACCACCAGGACGGTGTCTATTTCTCGGTTTGCAGCGACACGCCGTTGTTCGACAGCCGCGACAAGTTCGAGAGCGGCACCGGCTGGCCGAGCTTCACCAAGCCGATCGAGCCGGCGTTTGTCGGTGAGAACCGCGATGTGAGCTATGGGATGGTCCGCACGGAAGTGCACTGTAACGTGGACGGCGCGCACCTCGGGCACGTGTTCGATGACGGTCCGCGCGACAAGGGCGGGCTGCGCTACTGCATCAACAGCGCTTCGCTTCGATTCATGCCGCGCAAGGACTACGAGGCGTGGGTGGCGAAGAACCAAGGTACGATGGCGGCAAAATAG
- a CDS encoding O-antigen ligase family protein: MRFSRPTPAAALPNVVAGIGLTFLAVLTLVDRGATRAYATPWIWLFWFAHLAPFAGLMLRTLGTGPALVLPDRCWTWAAGGFAAVVLMSSLASPYRAPALLGALTPLASVAAFFFVYDWIAQNQAQNPARLLGALGGFAVAITLFSLVLWLADLLHTHRPIGNWLNHRNEHPLGHSNYTAGLALLCLPWLGALAWRTTGRARIAWIAALLLAVVMLVSSGSRGGWLGLVALGLMVLLLARLGWKRLTVWCALAIVIAGGLAFLHPRTRTLFLQPRGATENLSVSTVQRTAMLTAGTRMGCDRPVLGWGPATTPLAFPRYRGGLDGGAENVLQLHSTPIQLWADLGAGGLLAALALVVLFSCEVTRELRTPGPAMAGETVNLRSPAIIALTGYGVFALSDYQFDVPVFTLAVAALLAVLAPTSTGTTVRSATRLAGVVAALVLVIIGLLGARDPTPVLNCRALTLARDPAQEDTALALLTESLALNPDQEIAHFNLGWLLVVRDPGRAEQHFRAAARLVPDKGGVYFGLALAQLNQARGAGDDEISRALALEALNDPIFLTSPWWREVAIAPFRARTIAQLRAMMEAVAAQLAARGDARSRDADYLLALTDWLEGTGPLSAVLAHSHTAERVSYFAARPSRPDFAAAAIRTYRRERTGYPVLMRNLDLPPPVDLVDVQENMLATDELRFLFPAKGWLPGPLLLALLDARISAKP; the protein is encoded by the coding sequence ATGCGTTTCTCCCGCCCAACCCCGGCCGCCGCTCTCCCCAATGTCGTTGCGGGCATCGGGTTGACCTTCCTGGCCGTCCTCACCTTGGTGGACCGCGGTGCGACGCGAGCGTATGCGACGCCGTGGATCTGGCTTTTTTGGTTCGCGCATCTGGCGCCGTTTGCCGGGCTGATGCTACGCACGCTGGGAACTGGTCCGGCACTCGTTCTGCCGGACCGCTGTTGGACTTGGGCCGCCGGAGGCTTCGCAGCCGTGGTTCTTATGTCGTCGCTCGCAAGTCCTTACCGAGCTCCGGCACTCCTCGGTGCACTCACTCCACTTGCCAGTGTCGCTGCGTTTTTCTTCGTTTATGATTGGATCGCACAAAACCAGGCGCAAAATCCAGCGCGACTGCTCGGCGCGCTCGGCGGATTCGCCGTCGCTATCACGCTCTTCAGCCTCGTATTGTGGCTAGCGGATCTCCTACACACGCACCGGCCCATCGGGAACTGGCTCAATCACCGCAACGAGCATCCGCTGGGCCATTCCAACTACACCGCCGGACTCGCCCTGTTATGCCTACCGTGGCTCGGCGCGTTAGCATGGCGAACCACCGGCCGGGCGCGGATCGCGTGGATCGCCGCCTTGCTTCTCGCGGTCGTGATGCTGGTCAGCAGTGGCAGTCGCGGTGGCTGGCTGGGGTTGGTGGCTCTCGGACTCATGGTGCTGCTGCTCGCCCGGCTCGGATGGAAACGGCTGACGGTCTGGTGTGCGTTGGCAATCGTGATCGCCGGTGGTCTCGCATTTCTCCATCCGCGCACGCGCACGCTGTTCCTGCAGCCACGCGGCGCGACGGAAAATCTCAGCGTCAGCACGGTGCAGCGCACGGCAATGCTCACCGCGGGGACGCGCATGGGGTGCGACCGTCCCGTGCTCGGCTGGGGACCGGCCACGACACCGCTCGCATTTCCGCGCTATCGCGGCGGATTAGACGGCGGCGCCGAAAACGTCCTGCAGTTGCACAGCACGCCGATTCAGCTCTGGGCCGATCTTGGCGCCGGTGGATTATTGGCAGCGCTCGCGCTCGTCGTCCTCTTCAGCTGCGAAGTGACGCGTGAGCTGCGAACACCCGGGCCGGCGATGGCGGGGGAAACCGTGAATCTTCGTTCGCCCGCAATCATCGCCCTGACCGGCTACGGCGTGTTCGCCTTAAGCGATTACCAATTTGACGTGCCGGTGTTCACGTTAGCGGTGGCCGCGCTGCTGGCCGTGTTGGCCCCAACCTCAACCGGCACGACGGTGCGGAGCGCGACCCGCCTGGCGGGTGTGGTTGCAGCGCTCGTGCTGGTGATCATCGGCCTTCTAGGTGCGCGCGATCCCACCCCGGTCCTCAACTGTCGCGCGCTCACACTCGCTCGCGATCCAGCTCAGGAGGACACGGCCCTCGCGCTACTCACCGAGTCGCTCGCGCTCAATCCGGACCAGGAAATCGCGCACTTCAATTTGGGCTGGCTATTGGTGGTCCGCGATCCCGGCCGAGCCGAACAACACTTTCGCGCCGCAGCTCGGCTCGTGCCGGACAAGGGCGGAGTCTATTTCGGACTCGCCCTCGCCCAGCTCAATCAGGCTCGAGGGGCTGGCGACGACGAGATCTCGCGCGCGCTGGCGCTGGAGGCGCTCAACGATCCGATCTTCCTCACGTCTCCGTGGTGGCGCGAGGTCGCGATTGCTCCGTTCCGGGCCCGGACGATCGCGCAACTCCGCGCCATGATGGAGGCCGTCGCCGCCCAACTTGCGGCGCGCGGCGACGCGCGGAGCCGTGATGCCGATTACCTGCTCGCGCTGACCGACTGGCTTGAAGGCACGGGGCCGCTCTCCGCCGTACTCGCGCATTCACACACGGCCGAACGCGTGAGCTACTTCGCGGCGCGCCCTAGCCGTCCCGATTTTGCCGCGGCGGCGATTCGCACCTATCGCCGCGAGCGTACCGGCTATCCCGTGTTGATGCGCAATCTCGATTTGCCCCCTCCGGTGGATCTTGTCGACGTGCAGGAAAACATGCTGGCTACGGACGAGCTACGGTTCTTATTTCCTGCCAAAGGTTGGCTGCCCGGTCCACTGTTGCTGGCATTGCTCGACGCGCGGATTTCCGCCAAGCCTTGA
- the xseA gene encoding exodeoxyribonuclease VII large subunit produces MKTRDESLFAAADDGVESVSEFTRRVKTLLERGLRPGWVRGEVSNLRAQASGHVYFCLKDAGAAMNAVLFRADAARQTVKLRDGLQIVVYGEVSVYEARGQYQFIVRAVIEDGEGRLRREFEALKQRLATEGLFDPAKKRPLPEMPATIGFITSPTGAAVQDFLRILKRRGWRGRVVVLPAKVQGDGAAAEMIAMLELAQKHGLFDLLVIGRGGGSLEDLWAFNEEPLVRAVAASTVPIVSAVGHEIDFSLCDFAADVRAETPSAAAELISSHFVAAAQRALGASEAMLSAGEAALERAGARLDHARSRLRLLSPTAQIEQGYLRLDDFANRLAAALRENVDGCRQRLREARSLLVQRSPELRVQIESHRLLALWKRLQAVSPTSVLQRGFVIMRDEQGRPVPRKGGVSAGQKLVAEFGDGQLPVRAE; encoded by the coding sequence ATGAAGACGCGCGACGAATCGCTCTTCGCCGCGGCCGACGACGGCGTCGAGTCGGTCTCCGAGTTCACGCGGCGGGTGAAGACCCTGCTCGAGCGCGGCTTGCGGCCGGGGTGGGTGCGCGGCGAGGTCTCGAATCTGCGGGCGCAGGCGAGCGGTCACGTCTATTTCTGCCTGAAGGACGCAGGCGCGGCGATGAACGCGGTGCTGTTCCGTGCCGATGCTGCACGGCAAACGGTCAAGCTGCGGGATGGACTGCAGATCGTCGTTTACGGCGAGGTGAGCGTTTACGAGGCGCGCGGACAGTACCAGTTCATCGTGCGCGCGGTGATCGAAGACGGCGAAGGCCGGCTGCGGCGCGAATTCGAGGCGTTGAAGCAGCGGCTGGCGACCGAGGGATTGTTCGATCCCGCAAAGAAACGGCCGCTGCCGGAAATGCCGGCGACGATCGGCTTCATCACCTCGCCGACGGGCGCCGCCGTGCAAGATTTTTTGCGGATCCTGAAACGACGCGGCTGGCGTGGCCGCGTGGTCGTGCTGCCGGCCAAGGTGCAGGGCGACGGCGCTGCGGCCGAGATGATCGCGATGCTGGAGCTGGCGCAGAAACACGGGCTGTTCGATCTGCTCGTGATCGGCCGCGGTGGCGGCAGCCTCGAGGATTTGTGGGCGTTCAACGAGGAGCCGCTGGTCCGGGCGGTGGCGGCGAGCACCGTCCCGATCGTTTCGGCGGTGGGACACGAGATCGATTTCTCATTGTGTGACTTTGCAGCGGACGTGCGGGCCGAAACGCCGAGCGCGGCGGCGGAGCTGATCTCGAGTCATTTCGTTGCCGCCGCACAGCGCGCGCTCGGCGCGAGCGAAGCCATGCTGAGCGCAGGTGAGGCGGCGCTGGAGCGGGCCGGCGCACGGCTGGATCACGCGCGCTCACGGCTGCGGCTGCTCTCGCCGACCGCGCAGATCGAACAAGGATATCTGCGGCTGGACGATTTTGCGAACCGGCTCGCGGCGGCCTTGCGCGAAAATGTCGATGGCTGTCGGCAGCGGCTCCGCGAGGCGCGAAGCCTGCTGGTGCAACGCTCGCCGGAGTTGCGCGTACAGATCGAGTCGCATCGGCTGCTGGCGTTGTGGAAACGATTGCAGGCGGTGAGTCCGACCTCGGTCCTGCAGCGCGGATTCGTGATCATGCGCGACGAGCAGGGCCGGCCGGTGCCGCGCAAGGGCGGCGTCAGTGCCGGGCAGAAGCTCGTGGCGGAGTTCGGCGACGGCCAACTGCCGGTTCGAGCCGAGTGA
- a CDS encoding Gfo/Idh/MocA family protein, whose protein sequence is MKLNRKLRMGMVGGGRGAFIGSVHRMAARLDGEIDLVAGCFSSDPEKSRLSGQDFFLDPARVYATYEEMAQKEAALPADQRIDFVSIVTRNNTHFAVAKTFLEAGFHVVCDKPLCFTRKEGLKLREIVRKSGKVFALTHNYTGYPMVKEAREWVRSGKLGKILKIVAEYPQGYAITALEQKADGAISNWRMDPNVAGVSNCMGDIGTHAHNLVRYITGLEIEGLCAELSTFIPGRPLDDDGNCLVRFAGGAKGILYASQISNGDENNLNIRVYGTKGGLEWHQENPNELVFKRADAPPVVSRRGNSYLSDAAKEATRTPFAHPEGFIEAFANIYRAAATAIADSIAGRKASKAGYDFPTIDDGLAGMAFIETTVKSSKAGAKWVRFPQE, encoded by the coding sequence ATGAAACTGAATCGTAAACTCCGCATGGGCATGGTCGGCGGCGGCCGCGGTGCCTTCATCGGCTCCGTTCATCGCATGGCCGCCCGCCTCGACGGCGAGATCGATCTCGTCGCCGGCTGCTTCTCGTCCGATCCCGAGAAATCGCGGCTCTCCGGCCAGGACTTCTTCCTCGATCCCGCGCGCGTCTACGCCACCTACGAGGAGATGGCGCAGAAGGAAGCCGCGCTGCCGGCGGACCAGCGGATCGACTTCGTCTCAATCGTCACGCGCAACAACACGCATTTCGCCGTCGCGAAAACGTTCCTCGAAGCGGGCTTCCACGTCGTGTGCGACAAGCCACTCTGTTTCACCCGCAAGGAGGGGCTGAAGCTGCGCGAGATCGTCCGCAAGAGCGGCAAGGTTTTCGCGCTCACGCACAACTACACCGGCTATCCGATGGTGAAGGAAGCGCGTGAATGGGTGCGCAGCGGCAAACTCGGCAAGATTTTGAAGATCGTCGCCGAATACCCGCAGGGCTACGCGATCACCGCGCTCGAGCAGAAGGCCGACGGCGCGATCTCGAACTGGCGGATGGATCCGAATGTCGCCGGCGTCTCCAACTGCATGGGCGACATCGGCACGCACGCGCACAATCTCGTCCGCTACATCACGGGACTCGAGATCGAGGGGCTCTGCGCCGAACTCTCGACGTTCATCCCCGGGCGGCCCCTCGATGATGACGGCAACTGCCTGGTACGGTTTGCCGGCGGCGCCAAGGGCATCCTCTACGCCTCGCAGATTTCCAACGGCGACGAGAACAACCTCAACATCCGCGTCTACGGCACGAAGGGCGGGCTTGAGTGGCATCAGGAAAATCCGAACGAACTCGTGTTCAAACGCGCCGATGCGCCGCCGGTCGTCTCGCGTCGCGGGAACAGCTATCTCTCCGACGCCGCGAAGGAGGCCACGCGCACGCCCTTCGCGCACCCCGAGGGGTTCATCGAGGCGTTCGCGAACATTTACCGCGCCGCGGCGACCGCGATCGCGGATTCGATCGCCGGTCGGAAAGCGTCGAAGGCCGGCTACGATTTCCCGACGATCGACGACGGTCTGGCCGGCATGGCGTTCATCGAGACGACCGTGAAGAGTTCGAAAGCCGGCGCCAAGTGGGTGAGGTTCCCGCAAGAGTAG
- a CDS encoding sugar phosphate isomerase/epimerase family protein: MPRSVTLFTGQWADLPLAELAPLAKKMGYDGLELACWGDHFDVDAAASSKKYVAERWQLLADHGLTCFAVSNHLVGQAVCDRIDERHKAILSPEIWGDGEPEGVRKRAAKKLALTAKAARAFFDAKPGRGAKDDFPAVVNGFTGSSIWHSIYAFPPTSQAYWDAGFADFSKRFGPILDAFDKVNVNFALEVHPTEIAFDIASAERALAAVKQHPRFGFNYDPSHLGYQGVDYVKFIRTFATRIFHAHMKDAWWGHGDGSAGVFGGHTTFGDARRQWDFRSVGRGDIRFEDIIVALNDVGYRGPLSVEWEDIRMDRVHGATESAAFVRRLDFARSAVAFDAAFDKKNQ, from the coding sequence ATGCCGCGATCCGTTACTCTCTTCACCGGCCAATGGGCCGACCTTCCCCTCGCCGAACTGGCCCCGCTCGCCAAGAAAATGGGCTACGACGGCCTCGAGCTCGCCTGCTGGGGCGATCACTTCGACGTCGATGCCGCCGCCTCGTCGAAGAAGTACGTCGCCGAGCGCTGGCAACTGCTCGCCGACCACGGGCTGACCTGCTTCGCGGTCTCGAACCACCTCGTCGGCCAGGCGGTGTGCGACCGGATCGACGAGCGGCACAAAGCCATCCTGTCGCCCGAAATCTGGGGCGACGGCGAGCCTGAAGGCGTGCGCAAACGCGCAGCCAAAAAACTCGCGCTGACCGCGAAAGCCGCGCGAGCGTTTTTCGATGCGAAGCCCGGCCGCGGCGCGAAGGACGATTTCCCCGCCGTGGTCAACGGCTTCACCGGCTCGTCCATCTGGCACTCGATCTACGCGTTTCCGCCGACCTCGCAGGCCTACTGGGACGCCGGCTTCGCCGATTTTAGCAAGCGCTTCGGCCCGATCCTCGACGCCTTCGACAAGGTCAACGTGAACTTCGCGCTCGAGGTTCATCCGACCGAGATCGCCTTCGACATCGCCAGCGCGGAACGTGCGCTCGCCGCGGTGAAACAGCACCCGCGCTTCGGCTTCAACTACGACCCGTCGCACCTCGGCTACCAGGGCGTCGATTACGTGAAGTTCATCCGCACGTTCGCCACGCGGATTTTCCACGCGCACATGAAGGACGCGTGGTGGGGCCATGGCGACGGCAGCGCCGGCGTGTTCGGCGGGCACACCACCTTCGGCGATGCGCGCCGCCAGTGGGACTTCCGCTCCGTCGGACGCGGCGACATCCGCTTCGAGGACATCATCGTCGCGCTGAACGACGTCGGCTACCGCGGCCCGCTCTCGGTCGAGTGGGAGGACATTCGCATGGATCGCGTGCACGGCGCCACCGAATCCGCCGCGTTCGTACGCCGGCTCGATTTCGCCCGCAGCGCCGTCGCGTTCGACGCCGCGTTCGACAAGAAGAATCAGTAA
- a CDS encoding sugar transferase translates to MPRASNSLRDTAIPLALLTGDASVTFAGLVGGWWLRYESPLGRLGIDVPGAALSPYLPLLFVGVALLVGAFAQLGLYDSRMVLRRYQSLNAIIKGTAFWLVTYLGVSLVLKFDPPISRLFVVFAFVCVVLLLHVWRTFAYAVITQTPLLGRLRRRTVLLGWNDDARALAAEVQRDPAHPLILVGVVALPDESPTADPGAGGDFPFMLPRLGSIAELESILARTFADVLIATRLEIPREEARRIVEICERRYVEWKVVPGAFDIFLSGLRLQTIGRVPVLGVEELAINRLLSRALKRASDLVGGVIGLLGSAPLMLVLAMLIKRQSPGGPVLFRQQRIGADHQPFTLYKLRSMQPDADASDSAHQSTGPHDPRLLPIGAFLRRWNLDELPQFWNVLRGDMSLVGPRPERPYHVDQLARTISHYLPRHLVKPGMTGWAQVNGLRGDTDLAARVQHDIYYIENWSLWLDVQILLLTLIRWRSPDGS, encoded by the coding sequence GTGCCTCGTGCTTCCAACTCGCTCCGCGACACCGCCATTCCGCTGGCTTTGCTGACTGGTGATGCGTCAGTAACGTTCGCCGGCCTGGTAGGTGGCTGGTGGTTGCGCTACGAGTCTCCGCTCGGACGGCTCGGCATCGACGTGCCCGGGGCTGCGTTGTCCCCCTACCTGCCCCTGTTATTCGTGGGCGTGGCATTGCTGGTCGGTGCCTTCGCTCAGCTCGGGCTGTACGATAGCCGCATGGTGCTACGGCGCTATCAAAGCCTGAACGCGATTATCAAAGGAACCGCATTCTGGCTGGTCACGTATCTCGGCGTTTCACTGGTGCTCAAATTCGATCCGCCGATCTCGCGCTTGTTCGTGGTGTTCGCTTTCGTCTGCGTCGTGCTGCTGCTCCATGTGTGGCGCACCTTTGCCTATGCGGTGATCACGCAAACGCCGCTGCTGGGGCGACTGCGACGCCGCACCGTGCTGCTGGGCTGGAACGACGACGCGCGCGCGCTCGCTGCCGAAGTCCAGCGAGATCCCGCTCATCCGCTGATCCTCGTCGGCGTGGTGGCGCTGCCCGACGAGAGCCCAACTGCGGATCCGGGAGCGGGTGGCGATTTCCCGTTCATGCTGCCGCGGCTCGGCAGCATTGCGGAGCTCGAATCAATCCTCGCACGCACGTTTGCGGACGTTTTGATCGCCACGCGGCTCGAAATACCGCGCGAGGAGGCACGGCGCATCGTGGAGATCTGCGAGCGCCGATACGTGGAGTGGAAGGTGGTGCCTGGTGCCTTCGACATCTTTCTTAGCGGGCTGCGGCTGCAAACGATCGGCCGGGTGCCGGTGCTCGGCGTCGAGGAACTGGCGATCAACCGGCTGCTTTCGCGTGCGTTGAAGCGCGCGAGTGATCTGGTGGGTGGAGTGATCGGGCTGCTCGGCTCGGCGCCCTTGATGCTTGTGCTGGCCATGCTGATCAAGCGCCAGTCACCTGGCGGCCCAGTCTTATTCCGCCAGCAACGCATCGGCGCGGATCACCAGCCATTCACGCTTTACAAGCTGCGAAGCATGCAGCCTGACGCCGACGCCTCCGACTCGGCGCACCAGAGCACCGGGCCGCACGATCCGCGACTGCTTCCGATCGGCGCCTTCCTGCGGCGTTGGAATCTCGATGAATTGCCGCAGTTTTGGAACGTTCTCCGTGGCGACATGAGTCTTGTCGGCCCGCGGCCCGAGCGCCCCTACCACGTCGACCAGCTCGCCCGCACGATCTCGCATTACCTGCCGCGTCACCTGGTAAAACCAGGCATGACCGGTTGGGCGCAGGTCAACGGGCTGCGGGGCGACACCGATCTCGCGGCGCGCGTGCAGCACGACATCTACTACATCGAGAATTGGAGTCTCTGGCTGGACGTGCAAATCTTGCTTCTGACGCTGATACGCTGGCGGAGCCCCGATGGTTCCTAA
- a CDS encoding glycosyltransferase family 2 protein, translating to MPNVPILTIVIVAYRSCDEIGPCLRSLPAMLAGQPIEIIVVDNSPDDGAGELVQREFPQVRYIATPENLGFGRANNLGLAHSDPHGRYVLFLNPDTVCTAAAFEHCVGRLQADATIGLISPRLVLADGSMDLACRRSIPTLWDGFCRASGLAAVFPRTPLFAGYNLSHLPIGGTYDVGAINGAFMLATRRVLQIVAPDGRVFDERFFMYGDDLDLCIRVGRAGFRIVYDGSVTVIHLKGVSVAKEYDQMSRAIFDANRDVYLKHFNPRGSRWVRGKFIVAFGLWKRVALLRARLAGRRTVRPV from the coding sequence ATGCCGAACGTGCCGATCCTGACCATTGTCATCGTCGCGTACAGATCTTGTGACGAGATCGGTCCGTGCCTGCGTTCGCTGCCAGCGATGCTCGCAGGACAGCCGATTGAGATTATCGTCGTGGACAACTCCCCGGATGACGGTGCCGGCGAACTGGTGCAGCGCGAGTTCCCACAGGTCCGCTACATCGCAACTCCGGAAAACCTTGGATTCGGCCGCGCTAACAATCTCGGACTCGCCCACTCTGATCCGCATGGGCGTTATGTGCTATTCCTGAATCCCGACACGGTGTGCACCGCCGCCGCGTTCGAGCATTGCGTCGGGCGACTGCAGGCCGACGCGACCATCGGATTGATTTCGCCGCGACTGGTGTTGGCGGACGGGTCGATGGACCTTGCCTGTCGGCGCTCAATTCCGACGTTGTGGGATGGCTTCTGTCGTGCGAGCGGGCTCGCAGCGGTCTTTCCGCGGACACCGCTTTTCGCTGGCTACAACCTAAGCCATCTGCCCATCGGCGGTACCTACGACGTCGGTGCGATCAATGGCGCCTTCATGCTCGCAACTCGGCGGGTGCTGCAGATCGTCGCGCCGGACGGGCGGGTCTTCGACGAGCGCTTTTTCATGTATGGCGACGATCTCGATTTGTGCATTCGGGTGGGTCGAGCCGGGTTTCGTATCGTCTACGATGGGTCGGTCACAGTGATTCACCTGAAGGGCGTGAGCGTCGCGAAAGAATACGATCAGATGTCGCGAGCGATTTTCGACGCGAACCGCGACGTTTACTTGAAGCACTTCAATCCGCGTGGGTCACGATGGGTGCGCGGGAAATTCATCGTCGCTTTCGGACTGTGGAAACGCGTGGCGCTCCTGCGCGCGCGACTCGCTGGCCGTCGCACGGTCCGCCCCGTTTAG
- a CDS encoding Gfo/Idh/MocA family protein, with amino-acid sequence MPTKIAIIGAGGMAAYHATGFRNAGAEIVALADVNPQAAEAAAAKHNIPLTFTDVAEMLRALPEIDAVSVIVPNKFHAPLALQALKAGKHVFCEKPPAMNAREMAQMKATAEKAKRTLMFNFNNRARPESYAMMDYLQQGVIGRINSCQAKWIRRTGIPGFGGWFTTKAMSGGGPLIDLLHMIDLGLYFMGYPEPAHVLAQTFDDHIKDKTFKGPWGIPDQAKGATDVESAAHGFVTFKTGQTMSFQVSWAEMNKREEVSVTFQGTKAGGLVQRLFGIDGLDGTAIDACELYTHEHGRPVNRAIAVTPDQPMGRVRSAMNFIRTIEGTEKPLNTPDQALSLMKIIDGAYKSAATGKPVAL; translated from the coding sequence ATGCCCACCAAAATCGCCATCATCGGCGCGGGCGGCATGGCCGCTTATCACGCCACCGGTTTTCGCAACGCCGGCGCGGAGATCGTCGCGCTCGCCGACGTCAACCCGCAGGCGGCCGAAGCCGCCGCGGCCAAACACAACATTCCGCTAACGTTCACCGACGTGGCCGAGATGTTGCGCGCGCTCCCCGAGATCGACGCCGTGTCGGTCATCGTGCCCAACAAATTCCATGCGCCGCTTGCACTGCAGGCGCTCAAGGCCGGCAAACACGTGTTCTGCGAAAAACCGCCGGCGATGAACGCGCGCGAGATGGCGCAGATGAAAGCGACGGCCGAGAAGGCGAAGCGCACGCTGATGTTCAACTTCAACAATCGCGCGCGACCGGAAAGCTATGCGATGATGGATTACCTCCAGCAGGGCGTGATCGGCCGGATCAACTCATGCCAGGCAAAATGGATTCGCCGCACCGGCATTCCCGGCTTCGGCGGCTGGTTCACCACGAAGGCGATGTCCGGTGGCGGGCCGCTGATCGACCTGCTGCACATGATCGATCTCGGGCTCTACTTCATGGGCTACCCGGAGCCCGCGCACGTGCTCGCGCAGACGTTCGACGACCACATCAAAGACAAAACCTTCAAAGGTCCGTGGGGCATTCCCGATCAGGCGAAGGGCGCCACCGACGTCGAATCCGCGGCGCACGGTTTCGTCACGTTCAAAACCGGCCAGACGATGTCGTTCCAGGTTTCGTGGGCCGAGATGAACAAGCGCGAGGAGGTCTCCGTCACGTTCCAAGGCACGAAAGCCGGTGGACTCGTCCAGCGGCTGTTCGGTATCGACGGACTGGATGGCACCGCGATCGACGCGTGCGAGCTCTACACGCACGAGCACGGCCGGCCCGTGAACCGCGCGATCGCGGTCACGCCCGATCAGCCGATGGGCCGCGTGCGCTCGGCGATGAACTTCATCCGCACGATCGAGGGCACCGAGAAACCGCTGAACACGCCCGATCAGGCGTTGTCGCTGATGAAGATCATCGACGGCGCCTACAAGTCGGCCGCCACCGGCAAACCCGTCGCGCTGTGA